A segment of the bacterium genome:
TTCACACCTGCGGCCCTCAACGTCGGCGGGTTTCTCAGGACGTCGTTGAACGCTTCCACCAGAGTGTCGGCCGACTGGTACCGGTCCCTGGCGTCCTTTTCAAGGCATCGACAAAGGATGTCCTTAACCCTCTTGGGCACCTGGTGGTCTTTGAGCGGCTGCCCCGGAAGAGGCTCGTGGACCTGCTGATAGAAGACCGCCTGCGGGTCCTCGCTGTGATAAGGAACATTTCCCGTCAGCAATTCATACAGAACTACGCCCAGAGAGTAGACGTCCGACCGGCCATCGATGCTGGCCTCACCCCTGATCTGCTCAGGAGACATATACTCAGGCGTCCCGGTGGTCGCGTGACCCTCTAGACGAGTACTATTGTCGCGCATCGCTATGCCGAAGTCGGTTAGGACCGGCGCGCCGTGTTCGTCCAGCATGATATTGCCGGGCTTGATGTCCCGGTGGACAACGCCGCGCTTATGCACGAATGCGAGCGCCTCGGCGATGGGTTCCAGTATCGTGATAGCCTCGACTGGAGTCAGCGCACGCTTCGTCTGCTTAAGAACCGAGACAAGCCCCTGCGGCAGGTACTGCATTACGCAGTAGTGCAGGTTCTCATGTTGCTGGATTTCGTAGATCGTGACAATGTTGGGATGCTCGAGGTTGGCGGCGGTTTCTGCCTCGTCTCTGAACCTCCGGACCCAGTAGGGATTGTTCGCGAATTCCGGGTCGAGCACCTTTATTGCGACTTTACGCTTCAGGTTGACGTCGATCCCCTTGAAGACCTCGGCCATGCCTCCACGGCCGATGAACTCGGTGACCTCGTACTTGCCGTTCGAGAGTTTCTGGCCGACTGCCAGCGAGTGGACCGGCATCTACCTGACTCTTACTGGAACGCTGTGTGTGAAATCGACATGGTTCACCGGGTCATGGACGAAGAACTGCACCGCGGTCGTGCAGATACCGCCCTTTGCACGCACCTTGATACCACCGCTCTCAGGCGAACCGCTCCACGAGCAAGGTCTCAGCTTGGCCGTGTCGCAGAGGATTGTGTCACCCCATGCAAGCAGGGAAGCGAGAATAGGTCTGTACTTGCAGGTGATGTCCACGTATGCCGAATCGTTCGTGTTCACGACAATCGTGTCCGCACCTGCAGTAACCCCGAACTCGTCGAAGACCGACACAACGCACGTCTTGCTGTTGCTTGCCCCCATTGCGTCGGTGGCGGTGAAGACCACATAACTTGTGCACACCTGGTTGGGCACCGGTCCCACGTCCGCCATGCTGCTGTTCAAGTCGACGGTGATCAGCGGGCCCGGCGACAACGACCACGCAATCGGAGTATTCTTGTCGACGGTATCCCTTACGATAGCGGCAAGGTCGAAGGTACGATGCCCGTTCTTGCTGACATACACGGTGTCGGGGACGACACTGATGACCAGTGCCGCGTCCGAAACAGCGTGAACAACATTCAGCTTGGGTGGGTAGTTCAGCGTTTTTGTATCGCAGTTCATCAGGATGATCGCCAACAACCCGGCGAGCGCTGCTACAATTCGCCTTACCATATGCTCCTCCTTACTCCCAGAGTCAGGTTCAAGTTCTTGTCCAGCGAGCAGTAGATACTAGTCGGTCTGGATTCGTCCAGTCCAACCGTGTATTCCGGCAGGAACCTTTGTGCCAGTCTCAGCCCGGCAAAGAAGCCAACAGCCATCAACGGATATGACGCATAGAATAGAACGTTGCCTGCTGTGTGGTAATTCTGGACTCTGTCGAAGTACTCCCGGGCACTCGCCGTGTCGCCAGCCGACGCGTAGCTTCTAAGGTTGACCCTTGCCTGGTCATCCGACCAGGCTGAGGCGAGATACGATACCAGCCCCAGGCCGGCTCCGGCTGCCACCCCGATCATGTAGGTGCGAACGCCTGTCTTCGGCGTCAGATACACTCTCTTCTCCGTCCACACGGTGTCGGGTTCCTTCAGCAGCTTGAATGTTAAGGACGTGTCTCGGTCGAGATGGATTGACGTTGACCAAGTCTTGTAGCCGTACTCACCGACTGCAACGCTGTAGTTCTCACCGACCGTCAGCGGAAAGGTCTTTGGTGTCACCCCGACGTCAGACCCGCCAAGCATGATCCGGGCACCCACGGGCTCACTCGTCACCGTGAGCTGGCGGCGGTTCGCCATCGCCAGGTTGTCGCGGGTCTTCTCGAAATCGCCCGAGAACTCGGTAACGAGTCTGCTCGGGAGCTGCGCTGTCGCGTCCCGCGACAGGACCTTCACGAAGTAAGCATCTCTCGCCGCCGGCTCGTTCAACTTTGCGCTGCATGCGCCCAGGTAGCAGTAGACATTGACGGACTCCCTGTATGTGACACCATCGCTTAGAGCCTGCTGGAAGCAGCGGATGGCACCCTCAAAGTCGGCGCTGTCATACTTGGCAGTGCCGGATGAAATCTGTCGCCACCCTTGCGCATTGGCAGCACCCGCGCCGAAGACCGTCAGCAACATAAGGACACCAGACAGCGACATGGACACCGCAGCCGTCTTCTTCTTGACACGCACTCTTACCTCCCGCTTTCTTTGACGCCCTTGAACACCAGTGTCTCTCCCCCGACGCCAATTGCGTCTCCGTCTCTGAGGACGTGTTTGTCGATTCTCCGGCTGTTCAAGAATGTCCCATTGGTGCTGTTGAGATCGCAGACCCAGAAGACGCCGTCCTGATTGACGACCTGGGCGTGCGAACGTGATATGGAATCTTTGAATATCTCTATCCCGTCCGGCTGGTCGCGACCGATTGTGGCGACATGGCCAGCGATGGGGAAAGCCTGGATTATCTCTCCCCCGCTGGACAAGAGCAGTTCTGCGGAAGAGAACTTCTCGCGCCCCGTCTTGCTCGAAGTCCCGCGCAGGACCCATACCAGCAGTGCTATGCCCACCGGTATCAGTAGCCAGGGCGCAACAGACAGGACCAGGCCCGGGCGCGAGACAATCAACAGCAAGCACACCAGGCCAATTGCCACGGCCGGCGGAATCCAGAACTCCTTCCTGGCGAGGAACGACATAATGGTCCTCCCTCCTACAGATGACGCCCTGCCCGTGCGGTCAGAAGGTTCAGAAGCCTTCGTAGCTCTGGCCTCTTCCTGGACCATCCCCGGACTCGGCATGTCATTTGCATCCTCCTCGGGCAATCCCAGCGTGTGATTCATCGCGTTCGCCATCTCCAGACCGGACGTGAATCGCTTTGTCCTGTCCTTTTCGATGGCCTTGAGCACGATTTCGTCCACTTCCTTTGGCAGCTCTCTGTTGAGTTCACTTGGCCGGCGCGGCTGGTCCCGCACTATCTTCTCGGCAATCTCGATGTGGGTGTTGCCGCGGAACGGCACGGTCCCTGTAAGAAGCTCGTAGAGAACGATCCCAAGCGAGTAAAGGTCGGCTCTGCCGTCGGGTGTCGTCCCCCTTATCTGTTCAGGCGACATATACTCCGGGGTCCCGATGAGCAGTCCGGGCCGAGTCAATCGGGCCAGATACGTCACCTTGGCGATGCCGAAGTCGAGGATGATGACGTTGCCGTTCTCGTCGATGGCGATGTTGGAAGGCTTGATGTCGCGGTGGATCACATGCGCACAGTGCGCGTAGTGAAGCCCGAGGCACACCATCTTGGAAACGACGAACGCCTTTTCGACCGACAGTGCACCTTCCGAGGACAGGAGTTTCCTCAGGGTAGGACCAGTGATGTACTCCATTGTGAAGTAGTGCTGCTCGTCCTCGAATCCCACATCATGGATCTTGATGATGTTGGGGTGTTCCAGCGCCCTGGTGGTCTTGGCCTCTCGCTTGAAACGTTCCACTACCTCCTCGTCCTCGGCGTACTCCTTCTTTAACGTCTTGAGCGCGACGGTGCGGTTCTCGGAAGGATCATGCGCCTTGTAGAGCCTGCTCATTATGCCGCTGTTGATTTCCTCCAGAAGTGTGTACTTCCCGATACGACCGCAGCCAGCCGCGACCGACATCAGAAACTGAAGTCCTTTCCCCAATACCTGAACACACTCTGCGATGGGTCTCGACTTATCTCCGTGAGTTCTCGTGGTTTCGAACTTGTACCGTCATTGAACTTAACCACGGCCTTGTATTGTCGGTTGCGCTCCAGCGTGGCCCTAAATGGCACACACCCCCGCGACGAATCGTCCAAGAATACTTCGGCACCTCGGATGTCTCTACCTGCACCACCCGGCATGAATATGACCGTAACCTTGGCACTGGACGGTTGCGGTCTCGCTGGCTGTTTGCGTACAGTATCGACCTCCCTGGCAGGAGAACCGGAGTCAGAACCAACAACCGCAGCACCAACGCGACTCGCCAGTTCTACTCTGTAGTATCTACGCGCGAGCCCCTCCACGACCAGCGTGGTCTCAGTGAAGCCTTCTCGCTTGAAGCGCAGCTTGTCACCTGGACGGAGAAGGAGCGAATCGCCGCTTCTCAGTTGACGGTCCACCCGGGCGCCGCCCACAGTTGACGATACGTACAGGGTGTTTGGCGTTGTCGCGAAGGTGGCCCACATCGAGGGAGGAGGATAAGGAGTCAGGAATCGCAGCACCAATGGAACCACCCCCGCCACCAAGGCCACGGCCGCCGCTCCTATCAGCACCTTCTTCCGGGTCAACACCCTTGGAGCACTGCGCCCCAGTATTGGGACTGACCCCCGCGGCACGGCCCCTCTCATCGTCGGGGTTGACTGAGCCAAGATAACCGAGATGTTGTCATGGCCGCCCCTCGCGTTAGCCTGCTCGATAAGGGAGTTGCACGCTTGCTGGCCGTCCACGCTGCTTAGGACGGTAGCCAGAATCTCCTTGTCGGTGACCTCCTCCCACAGTCCATCGGAGCATGCTAGAATCGCATCCGTCTCCCTGAATTCGCCCTCGAAGGTGTCGATCTCCACATCGGAATCGAGTCCTACTGCGCGAGTTATGACGTTGCGGTTTTCGTGGCGACGTGCTTCTTCAGAGGTGATGATTCCGCTATCCACCAGTTGCTGAACTTGAGAGTGGTCTTTCGTCACCTGGCCTATCTCATTGCCCCTGATGAGATAGGCCCGCGAGTCACCGACCTGAGCCACGAAGTATCGCCCGGAGCCGATGAGGAAGGCCGTGACAGTGGACGACATTCCTCGCTTGTTCTCGGACACGGCTATCTGGAAGATGCGGGAATTGGCCTCTCGGATGGCGCCCAACAGCGCTGCCTTCCTGTCCTGGTATGCCGGCTTGGCAGCAACGACCCACTCCTTTGCCAGCAACAGAACGATACCACTGGCGACATCGCCTCCAATGTGTCCGCCTACGCCGTCGGCGATCAGAAAGAGTCCGCTTGCCAAGTCTACGCCGACAGCGTCCTGGTTTGACCTCTTTACCCGGCCTTGATCAGAACCGCTGCCGACGTAGACCCGCATTCATGCTCCTGTTGCTGCTTAGTGTCCGCACGCCGAAGCCGTCAGGATAACTCGGCAAGACGCTGCTTGGCGCGGTTGTAGATGGTCGCGTCCGCCGTGTCTGCGCTGGCAGGCGGCGGGCCCATCTTGACTATCTGGTCGTACAGCGCCTTGGCCTTGGGACAGGACTCCTCGTCGCCATAGTCCTTGCAGCGACCGTAGTAATCCTGCGCTTGCTTGTCCAAGTCCTTCGCCTTCTGACTGTCCCAACTTGAAGCGCTCAGCTTGGAAGACTCAGCTCGGGCGAGCGAGTTGGCCGGATCCCTCTGCAGCAAATCACCGTACAGCTTTGCCGCTCCGGGCAAGTCCGACACGTCTGGTCCCGAACGATACCGGGCCTGCTGCCAAAGGTCTATCCAAGCTGCGAGTTCCGTCGCCTTAGGATCGCCAGCGGGAATCGCAGCGGCCATCTGCTGCGCATCCTCCAAGCTCCCGAGGCGATAGGTCGCGAGGGCCTTGTCATATGGTGTAACAGAAGTAATGGGCTCAGGCTTTTTCGAAGGGTTGACAGTCGGCTGTTCCTTTTCCGCCACTGGATTCTCTCGCGTAGAGGTAGTTCCTGTGCCGACGCGCTTCATGGCGTCCGGATCGTCAGGCTTCAGAGCCCGAACCCTTGACCAGTGCATCTTGGCCTTATCCGGGTTTCCTTGATTTTCGAGCGCGAACGCCGCGGCCTTGTGCGCCGTCACGACCTGGTCACGAACGCTCCCGCTGGTGGAATCCTTACTCCACGCCAGGTCTGCGAACTGAACCGCCTTCTCATTGTCGTTTTGACCAAGTGCTTCCATGGACTGCTTGACCAATTCGCTGGCAAGGACGCTGGTCTTGCCTCCCCCGGTCGTCGGACCCGTCTGGCGATGAAATGCAAGGTAGGCCCCCGCGACAACTATGATAGCCGCCGCGACACCCACCGCCCACTTCCACGGCTGTCCCTCCTTCTTGACAGGAGCAATGTCGGGCCTGAAGAAGGGAACGGTTGCCTTCTCGGCTTCAGCCTTTGTCGCCCCCCCCCCTCCTTTCCACTCGATCTCTAAGCTAGCCTCCCCAAGCTGGATCCGATCGCCGTCCTTTAGCTGCGTCGGCTTGTCGATCAGCTTTCCGTTCACGCGGGTGCCGCTCCTGCTCCCCACGTCAACGACAGTTAGCTTGTTCTCGATGAACTGGATTCGGGCGTGCTTGCGCGAGACCGTCGCCTCGTTCAGCGTGATGTCGCAGTCAGCGTCGCGGCCGATAAGCGGGTTGTTGGTGAGATCATAGGACTTGCCCACCTCCTCGCCGCTACGAACCAGCACGCGCGGCGTACCGGTGAAGGTGAACACCTCGGTCGGTTTTTCAAGATTTTC
Coding sequences within it:
- a CDS encoding FHA domain-containing serine/threonine-protein kinase, which encodes MSVAAGCGRIGKYTLLEEINSGIMSRLYKAHDPSENRTVALKTLKKEYAEDEEVVERFKREAKTTRALEHPNIIKIHDVGFEDEQHYFTMEYITGPTLRKLLSSEGALSVEKAFVVSKMVCLGLHYAHCAHVIHRDIKPSNIAIDENGNVIILDFGIAKVTYLARLTRPGLLIGTPEYMSPEQIRGTTPDGRADLYSLGIVLYELLTGTVPFRGNTHIEIAEKIVRDQPRRPSELNRELPKEVDEIVLKAIEKDRTKRFTSGLEMANAMNHTLGLPEEDANDMPSPGMVQEEARATKASEPSDRTGRASSVGGRTIMSFLARKEFWIPPAVAIGLVCLLLIVSRPGLVLSVAPWLLIPVGIALLVWVLRGTSSKTGREKFSSAELLLSSGGEIIQAFPIAGHVATIGRDQPDGIEIFKDSISRSHAQVVNQDGVFWVCDLNSTNGTFLNSRRIDKHVLRDGDAIGVGGETLVFKGVKESGR
- a CDS encoding FHA domain-containing protein, which gives rise to MPKLIVQLKHKTVQELDMTSDMVVLIGRGDESAIKLDDSLVSREHAQIREDTGRYLVSDLGSANGTFVGARKITQDYELKDGDVIRISPYTISFGLAAFERPTQVGRMENLEKPTEVFTFTGTPRVLVRSGEEVGKSYDLTNNPLIGRDADCDITLNEATVSRKHARIQFIENKLTVVDVGSRSGTRVNGKLIDKPTQLKDGDRIQLGEASLEIEWKGGGGATKAEAEKATVPFFRPDIAPVKKEGQPWKWAVGVAAAIIVVAGAYLAFHRQTGPTTGGGKTSVLASELVKQSMEALGQNDNEKAVQFADLAWSKDSTSGSVRDQVVTAHKAAAFALENQGNPDKAKMHWSRVRALKPDDPDAMKRVGTGTTSTRENPVAEKEQPTVNPSKKPEPITSVTPYDKALATYRLGSLEDAQQMAAAIPAGDPKATELAAWIDLWQQARYRSGPDVSDLPGAAKLYGDLLQRDPANSLARAESSKLSASSWDSQKAKDLDKQAQDYYGRCKDYGDEESCPKAKALYDQIVKMGPPPASADTADATIYNRAKQRLAELS
- a CDS encoding serine/threonine-protein kinase; its protein translation is MPVHSLAVGQKLSNGKYEVTEFIGRGGMAEVFKGIDVNLKRKVAIKVLDPEFANNPYWVRRFRDEAETAANLEHPNIVTIYEIQQHENLHYCVMQYLPQGLVSVLKQTKRALTPVEAITILEPIAEALAFVHKRGVVHRDIKPGNIMLDEHGAPVLTDFGIAMRDNSTRLEGHATTGTPEYMSPEQIRGEASIDGRSDVYSLGVVLYELLTGNVPYHSEDPQAVFYQQVHEPLPGQPLKDHQVPKRVKDILCRCLEKDARDRYQSADTLVEAFNDVLRNPPTLRAAGV
- a CDS encoding PEGA domain-containing protein translates to MRVKKKTAAVSMSLSGVLMLLTVFGAGAANAQGWRQISSGTAKYDSADFEGAIRCFQQALSDGVTYRESVNVYCYLGACSAKLNEPAARDAYFVKVLSRDATAQLPSRLVTEFSGDFEKTRDNLAMANRRQLTVTSEPVGARIMLGGSDVGVTPKTFPLTVGENYSVAVGEYGYKTWSTSIHLDRDTSLTFKLLKEPDTVWTEKRVYLTPKTGVRTYMIGVAAGAGLGLVSYLASAWSDDQARVNLRSYASAGDTASAREYFDRVQNYHTAGNVLFYASYPLMAVGFFAGLRLAQRFLPEYTVGLDESRPTSIYCSLDKNLNLTLGVRRSIW
- a CDS encoding Stp1/IreP family PP2C-type Ser/Thr phosphatase: MRVYVGSGSDQGRVKRSNQDAVGVDLASGLFLIADGVGGHIGGDVASGIVLLLAKEWVVAAKPAYQDRKAALLGAIREANSRIFQIAVSENKRGMSSTVTAFLIGSGRYFVAQVGDSRAYLIRGNEIGQVTKDHSQVQQLVDSGIITSEEARRHENRNVITRAVGLDSDVEIDTFEGEFRETDAILACSDGLWEEVTDKEILATVLSSVDGQQACNSLIEQANARGGHDNISVILAQSTPTMRGAVPRGSVPILGRSAPRVLTRKKVLIGAAAVALVAGVVPLVLRFLTPYPPPSMWATFATTPNTLYVSSTVGGARVDRQLRSGDSLLLRPGDKLRFKREGFTETTLVVEGLARRYYRVELASRVGAAVVGSDSGSPAREVDTVRKQPARPQPSSAKVTVIFMPGGAGRDIRGAEVFLDDSSRGCVPFRATLERNRQYKAVVKFNDGTSSKPRELTEISRDPSQSVFRYWGKDFSF